AAGGTTGTCGCTTGGAATATTAGGGGCTTTCACATGGCCCTAAAACATGGAGTGCAACACCTCCTTCAACAAAAAGATATCCAAGTTTTGGCATTAATGGAGACAAAGCTTAATGAGAATTCTCTAGATCCAATATTGTAAAGAAGGTTTTCAAGTATGGGCATGCACATAGTTTTGGCTTTTCTAACCATGGTCACAGACTACTTCTTTGGGACTTGCAGGAGATTGATATGGATATTATTATGGCCATCGATCAGTATATGCCTTTTCATGTCCGATGTCATATTTCTAGCAGGGGTTTCTTAGTGACTTTTGTATACAGGCTTCACTCAATTGTTACAAGAAGACCATTATAGGAGGCGCTCATTGATTTGGGAGATACTATCACTGATGCATGGATGATCATGGGCGACTTTAATTCTTTATTATCTAATGATGAAAAGCAAGGGGGGTCTCTGGTCACAAATCATGAAATGAGTTACTTGCAGATTTTTATACAAGCTTGTGGTTTGGTGGATCTCTGGTCCATTGGATACCGATTTACATGGTCTAATGGTAATGTAtcttgcaagctagatagaaCTTTGGTTAACTCCTTTTGGTTGATGGTAGATTTTGATGTGTATATGGAGTTTATGGCACCGAGATGTCTCTCGAATCATTCATGCACCATTGTTCACACACTAGCCAAGGACCGGCCTCCAAATAGACCATTCAAATTCATCAACATGTGGGCATTGCATGGAGACTACTTGAAGGTTGTATCATGGGCAACCCCGGTAATACGTAATGTGCAATTTATCTTAAGGATGAAGTTATTCCGATTGAAGAAATGTTTGAGGGAGCTAAATAAGAAGCACTTTAGACACATTTCAGAGAAAGCAAAGAAGGCAAAAGTAGAGCTATAGGAgatacaaataggcattcttgaTGGTGGTCGAACCCCCTTGGAGTATAGTCACATAAGGAAGAAAGCTATTCTACTAATACAAGCAGAAAGACATTTTTATCAACAAAGAGCAAAGAACATTATCTTGAGAAGCGCGGATAAATGGACAAAATTTTTCCATGATGTGGTGAAAAGAAATAACAAAAGAAATGCAATTATTACGCTCAAGAAAAGGAGTGGGGAACAAACCACAAGCATAGGTGAAGTAGTAGAGGAATTTGTTGATTATTTTCATAGTTTACTTGGCCAGAAAGAGGTGTGCAATGCATGGGACAACAGTACTCTTGAGGGGTGGAAGTTAACAATGGGAGAATTTATGTAAGTTGGTTGACGTCAAAGAAATTAAAGTCGTCCTACATGAGATATAAAAGCTCTAGGATCGGATGGATATGGTttgaaattttttactttttcatGGGATATTGTTGGTACTAATTTTATTGTAATAGTGTGTGGAACTTTTTCAACATGGCAAGCTACTCAAGTAATGGAATCATTCCTTGATCTCATTAGTGCCAAAAAGAGATCATACTATTGGTGTTTCGGACTATAGCCCGATATCTTGTTGTAATGTCTTCTACAAAGTTATATCAAAAATACTTGCTAGCCGGCTATCACATGTTTTGGATTTCTTATTAGATCCGACTCAAGTGGCATTCATTCAAGGGTGTTCTATTGgtgataatatatatttaactcaaGAATTGCTTTAGAAGTATGCTCGCAAAAGAATCTCACCTAGATGTatgatcaagttagacttgaaGAAGACCTTTGATATGGTTGATTGGGATTTTCTTATAGCCGGTCTCGTTGGTTTTAGGTTTCCCTAATGCTTTTGTGAATGCATCAACATTATATAAAGGGTGCAGATTTTTGGGCATGGCAAAAGAAGGATTCGGACTCACCTTTGATTAAGAGGCTcttggagatatgtagaaagatATTGGTGGCATCAAATGGAGTTAGGGGAgcaaatatgagaatgatggatTGGTTTGTTGGAGGGGGAAAGGGAGTTACAAATCCTTACAAATTTTTCATGCCAAGGGGGCCGAAAATTCCATGGAATTCAATGGTGTGGAGGTTGGAAATCATGTCAATGCATCGATTCATACTATGGATGCTTGCCCATGGTAAGTTGAGAACCACGAATAGAATGGTGTATGAGCCAAATAAGGAGTGTATCTTATGTCGGCAATAAGAAGAATCAAACCATTATTTATTCTTTGTATGTCCAGTTGCTTATGCCCTTTAGAACAAGGTAAAACAATGGCTAGAAATCCATCATAATTTCCAATCTTTTGATGAGTTACAGTAGATATTTGGGAAGCATTATAAGGGTGGAAACCGCAAGATGAAGGCCCGACATTTAGGTATCTCTAGCGTAATATATTATGTGTGGGAAGCTAGAAACAAGTGTCGTTTTTAAGGCACTACTCTCGATGTTGATTGACTGTTCCGTAAGATTCAAGTTCATGTGTACCAGATGGTGGTAAAAGTTATACGACTCTTATAATTAAGTGgtagaagttaaaggatgggaaacaaaatatatttaagaagaagATAGGAGTACAAGTATTAACTAAAATATATGATGATTCTAATACAATATGAGATAAGacgatatcaaagttgaaaatagtagttaaaagtgtactcggtgagtcaaagagaCATGCACAACTAAGTAAGAAATCTTAGTAGTGGAATGAAAAAGTATaagagaaagaaaatatatacgactcttaTAAGTGATaaaagttaaaggatgagaaacaaaatatatttaagagaaGATAGGAGTACAAGTATTAAGTAAAATATATGATGATTCTAATACAATATAGGATAAGAcgatatcaaagttaaaaatagtagttaaaagtgtactcggtgagtcaaagaaaCATGCACTACTAAATAAGAAATCTTAGTAGTGGAAtgaaaaagtacaagagaaagtgaaggaaaaaacgaatagcttattagaaattatatatttgtaaaaatgactaaaacctaaaaaatatacaatagccaagaaaaaaAAGCTAAAAAAGCAGTGAATGaaacaaagaatgaaacttttgaatgattatatcaaaaattggatgcaaaataaggggaaagagacatttatataatagctaaagtgagaaaaagaaagataagaaattgtatccaaataaaatgtattaaaaatgaaTGTTATAGGGTGCTATTAAACAATGGAGAAATAAAAAAGTGatagaagaggtattttcattaactttttaatgaaggtttgggtgaccaacttaacttaagtgatttaagtaggtcaaatgagtagagatatttaaatttttatcatcaaattcaaatttcagaagtagaacaagttttaaatgggATGTATAATGGAAAAGTCATTAGACCAGATGATATTTCGATAAAGGaatggaagtgcctagggaaacaagaTATTAAatagcttacaaaattatttaacatgatattgaaaatgaaaaaaaatacctGATCAAATCGagaataagtactctagttcacttatataagaacaaggaagACACACAAAATTGTGAAAACTATAGGGGCATTAAACTataaaactttgggaaaaagctatagaaaaaaaaataaggaaggaGACCGTAGTGaccaaaaatcaatttggattcattCCTGAAGGCCGACAATAGaaactatacatcttcttagataattaattaaaaaatatcaggagaaaaaaaattacatataatattcattgatttagaaaaagtttatgataaagtccaagagaaattatatggagaattctataaAAGAGaagtgttagcataacatatattgaactaattaaggatatgtacagggatataacgactagagtaaagacttcaagcgGAGTAATTGAAGCATTTACAATAGAAATAGGATTACATCAAAGATCAAATCAAAGTCCCTatatttttacactaattatggacgaactcactgcacataTTCAAAACACAGTACTATGGTACATGTTATTtccaaatgatattattttggtagataaaacatgtgatactaaactagaatcttggtagaaaacactagaaggaaaatattttaggcttagtaaaataaagatagaatatatagaatttaagtttaataatattagatataatgagacaattgttaagatagaagaaGATAAGTTGCCAGGAACCGAGAGCTTTAGATATTTATgatcattttttaaaatgatggagggattaagAGAGATGTCTTGCACAGAATACAACTacgatggttgaaatggaggagaatgtcgggtgttttatgtgaccataaagtacctctaaaacttaaaaaaaaatctacaaaatcgCAGTTAAACCTACTATGTTATatagagctgaatgttgggctatgactcgagcacgtAAGCAGAAGATGAGAtttacagagatgaggatgttaaggtggatgtgtgaacataggagaatggacagaataagaaatgaaagtATTTGAGAGAAAGTCAGAATTGCATCTATTAAAGGAAAACTCTGAGAGACGCGTTTAAGATAATAcgagcatgtacttagacgaccaataaatgtttcAGTTAAgtaatgtgaaactatgacaaacacgcatatcaaacgaggaaaaagaagataaaaaaagatttggttagcaacaataaaataagataaaatttatttaagtataaatgataATATAGTTAAACATAGAGTCCTGATGTAAAAGTATATATATAGTTGACCCACCTAGTGGAATAAGACTCGGTGATTGTTATTAATATATAGTTAATTTATTGAAAATGATTATAATCAACTAGATGTTATTCTAGTCGACTTGAGTAATTTAAATAAATGGGTAGTCACGGAAATACAAGACCGACTGAAGGCATAGGTTATAATAGGTCATATGCCTTAAATCCTAGTAAAATTGAGgctcattatttttaatatttgaaaaataaattttaatgttGTCATCGAATATTAATTAATGAACTGTCCACGTTAATGAATATAGAGTAGATCCTCTGATTCGTAACGTACAATTTAAAGGATGAATCACTATACTAATTGATTGATTTATATGAATCCTATCAAATAGGTTGTGTCTATTCAAATCTACTAATAAACTTTTGTGTAATGAATGTGGCTTTGCATTTTGGTAAGTTGTCCTCTGGTccaattcttaattaattcatacgTGGATCCCGCTTCTTATTTACACATTACACTAATTGCGTTCACTGATTTTATATGAAATTCTATTATAGCATACGTGCAATtcatttcttaattaatttattgatttatttatcttTCTATTCTAGTAAGTATACTAGGGATGATAATTTCATCCGAATCTGATGGGAAATTTGACATCCGACTCGAATGGAGAAGGGTATGGaaggactatcaatacccgacccgaatacccgattaaataatatatatacatatattaaagaaaattttctttttctaaaatcaacttactattttgttgatattaggagaagactatatagatgtttaatctatttttttaattatatatatattttttaataggttgttaattttaatatatttttgttgaatgataatagttggatagaaagaagaaaaattataactatagaagatatccgatcatttaatgggtatgggtatacccatcggAGATCTTATACCCGATGAGTATGAGGACGGAGGATATAAAATCCGACCCGAAtccgacccattgtcatccctaaagAATACAAAGACCTCTATTAACTAACTATTAATTAATAGAatgaaactaaaaattaaattacattGATGCCTTTTTTCTTTATACTTCGAAAGAAACTTcaagatttattattaattttaatagatacatcaatcaatcaatcaatcaatcaatcaattagaTATCTAAAGTTTGAGACTCAACTactatatattattaaaaaaaattcattaattAATCAAGGATCTAGAGTTTGAGACTAAACTGCGatatattattgagaatttttttcattaattaattagaaatttagagtttgaaCTTAGCAACgacgtattattgagaatttttcttattagtgattttttttttttaatctcacaTCTTAGGATTGACAACACTACGAGCAGAGaattttctataaatatcttgATCGACAATGTTAGAAATTAtacttttctaaattaattttttataaggggaTTTCATTATTAATGGGATTCTTGAGTGTAGGAGTGACACTCAACAATAAATCATATTACTTAATTACTCGacagaaaatatttattttataccaTTTACACGTATTCTTCCTATCACATTTTACAATTAAGTAGTACTAGCTCACTCTTTCTTCGACCTCCTTGATAAGagcatgaattaaaaaaaaaaattattcctaCAACTCGTAGAATAATAGtcctttaatatatatatatatatatatatatatatatatatatattgtttttcgTATGATGATAGATATTGGTTCGTCCAGATTAAGAACTCTAACTTTTTTATTAATCATATTCTCTAATTTTGAATGATCCATAGTAAAATTTGATAgttatcaattgtttttggtatACTTGAAAATATTTCCTTGGGATAAAGGAACATTACAAGCACAAGATAATCTGTGTAAAAGAAAAATCATGGATAGATCTGAACATCGTCATAAAAAAATTAGTTGATCTTCTTCGTATTGGCCTAAAGATAGGTTATTGGCCTAGAGATAGGTTGACAGGGATGCTAGAGGTGAGCAAATCGTCTATCTCCTCCGTGTTCACTTAGGGATGGGTTGACGGAGACGCTGGGGGTGAGCAAATAGTCTCTTGCCACTTGAGCTATGCTCTAATTGTCCTCTCAAGATGGGATTAGCAGGGATGCTAGGACAAGCGTAGTCAGTGGTGGATCCAGACAAAAATTTAGAATGGTGTTCAAAGAAAagactaaaaaaaatttcttgctaTCAAATAAATATGTTAAAAGATAACAGTACTAAATACAGATATAAAAATATGTGCATACCAATaaagtaattattttttaatagttGAGCTACCAGCATCAGATCTAGACATACAAACAAGAGGAGACAACTGGATCCTACGAGTGTTCATCTGTTGAAAATATTGTAAAATTTGTTCATTTTCAATTGTGGCAAAAATATCCTTCTCGATGTATTTTACCAAACTGTCATTCATCCACTCATCCCCCATCCTATTACGCAAATCAGTCTTGATAATTTTCATCGTAGAAAAAACTCTTTCAACAGAAGTAGTTGCAATTGGTAAAACTAATGCTAACTCGATCAAACGATATACCAATGGAAAAATTGTATTCTTACCCGTTTCAACCATCTTTTTAGCAAGACTTCCCAAATATTCAATCATAGAAAAATCACCTCGTACATTTTGAATGTAAGTCTCAATTTGGTCCTCAAGTATTGCACGATCAATCAATGAAAAGTCCTCCGGATAAAGTTTAGCAAGGTGGAGTAGCTTACCAATATCAAATTGAGAAAAAGAGTCCTTTAGATTTAAGCAAGCAATGCAAGTAAGTACCTTCTTACTTGATTCTGAAAACCGATTACTCATCTCTTGAACCATCATATCAAGAACCTAATATTGtaacaataaaaaaatgaataaaaaacattattagaaaattaaaattcaaaaaaatatttaaaaataatacctgACAAAAAATTTCAACACGATAGTGATGAAAATTAGTAATCATTTGTCCATTACGTCTGTTGCGACCATGAATTCTCATATTTTCTTCCATATTCGGTACTGGGATCATATGGTTATTACAAAATTTGTTGACGACGCCCAAAAAATTCTCCCATCCTTCCTCTCTCAATTTTTATGATCGAACTTTCATTGTCTTGATCAAACTGACAGCTAGTACAATGTTTTGATCCTTTTGTTGTAAGGCAAGTGACAATTCATTTATGATTCCCAATAAAGATTTCATCAAATGCATCACAAACACAAATTCATAACTCTCCATCTTATCAATCAAACTGGTGGGGATATCACTATTATCATCATTAGTACCATCATCATACACATTTTCAAGCACTTGTAAAACAGAAGTCCATGTAGACATCAAACAAATAATAGTCATGTAATGTGAACCCCAACGAGTATCCCCTGGTTGTTTTAAACTGATTTCCTGATTTTTTCCTTTCCCACTAACAATATCTCCTTTCTCCAAACATTCTATAAGTCTATCATGTTCAAGTTGTCTaaacttatcttttcttttgCATGAAGCACCAGTAATATTCACAATCATAGTAACATATTGGAAGAAATCACTCATAATTCGATTGCTTTTAGCAACTGCAACAACAACTAGTTGAAGTTGGTGAGCAAAACAATGGACATACCGTGCAGATGAATTTTCCTTCAATATAAGAGCCTTCAATCCATTAGACTCACCTCGCATATTTGAAGCTTCATCGTATCCTTGACCCCTCAATCTTGATAATGACAACTTATGTTTTGCAAACAATTCATCAATAATCTTCTTCAAAGAAATAGCAGAAGTGTTAGACACATGTACAATAGCAAGAAATCTTTCAATAACGCATCCATGTTTGTTCACGTATCTTAAAACAACTCCCATTTGTTCTTTGACTGAAATATCTCGACACTCATCAACCATAAGAGAAAATATATTGTCTTTTATATCATTATGAATAACATTTGTGACTTCAGCAGCACAAGCCcgtgttaaatccttttgaaCTGTTGGAGACTTCATTTGATTATTTCCAGGGGCATTTTCATTCATGGTCTTGGCAACCTCATCATTTCTTTGGGTATACCACTCAATCAATTCAAGAAAGTTACCTTTATTTGAGGAATTCAATGACTCGTCATGTCCactgatacgaaccccaccaataaatgtgatgaaaCCCGAAACAAatgtggatagaaccccaagaactaaacgacaagagtgtgagccttgacccgtaaccaagaattggcacgaaccaagcctacgaaggaaagaaacgccacacctaggggtgataagtttcgatgggttgaacgccatgagagtagactcgataagttcagcaagttctttcaagaactaagagagcacacaatctcaccaaaaaaacTAAGTTCCTTCATAcaaagatgtccctcccttatgaTGGcaaaattttaagagaaaatgaaagagtagaagtttgagaataaggaaaacaagaaaagaattgttgaagacaatttactttgattcacacaagcagttttttttttgcgctttcttcttcttcttctttttttttgtcttttcgttgcgctcttttttttttcttttttttccacgatttttttttgcttttggttgaacaacaagtaaagatagatttgcacttgcctttgaaccgaagctctgataccagatgatacgaaccccaccaataaatgtgatggaactcgaatcaaaggtggatagaacctcaagaactaaacgacaagagtgtgagccttgacctgtaaccaagaattggcacgaactAAGCCTAcaaaggaaagaaacgccacacctaggggtgataagtttcgatgggttgaacgccacgagagtagactcgataagttcagcaagttctttcaagaactaagagagcacacaatctcacaaaaaaaaactaagttcctTCATACTAaaatgtccctcccttatataatgggagtgaacaaggaaaaatacaagataagtacatgcacaattagagtcccaatgttgcatgcctcatgcaagctatctagaaacccaaagcaaaataaatgcatgcacaattagagtcccaagttgcattgcttcattaaacaatctaaaatacttaagtcttcatgtatgaacgaattcccatgctttgcatgcttattagcgttcttccgttaagcgcggtcagtcatggatggttatgcccgattacgtggattaggccatgCACGACTAGCAATTgtgattatcttggtttctccttgctcatagtcctcccaatgttttttgattagcccatttagtgcttccttgaaacgctttgtccgtagtcttgtaattgggccttccggaagtaataactgatctctcctatcttcatcCATTGGGCATACATCATCCACGGAAAGGAAAACCTTGTTTTAAAAGAAAGCGTGTAACATCTAAAGTTGCCATTAATCGAGTGCGATATGCAACCTCCATTCACGCCCCTGTGCTTGTAGAAAATGTGACACACTTTGTCGTTGATTTTTAAAAgcctcaagttgtgttctttCATCATTGTGAGCACTAGCTACACCACCAACATGCGTATTAAATACTTCCATTGCTTTTCTCCAATTAGTCATCCCAGAATTAGTAAACGCCTCATCTCCAACTCGACATCCTCTatgagaatttttaaagagataaCACCAAAAACAAAAAGCTGCATCTTTTGATATGTTGTACTCTAACCatgaaaaatttttaaaccaAGCAACTTGGAAACTTCTATGCTCTTTACCAAATTGTCTTTGGGGATAACTATGACCATTTATTGACAAGGTCCTCTAATCAAATATTCTCTTTGAATCTGATCTCTAATAGAAACATCAAATTCATTAATTGGGTTGCGTAGCCCTGGGTCACTAACAACATCATCTGAGTTGAATTCAACACGAGAATATTTTTTCTTACTATTTTCTTCCATAGAATTCTTAGAAGACTCAATACTTCgttttaaaaatttctccataacctatgtcaatttctcaaaattattaatttatgcaATCAAC
The genomic region above belongs to Zingiber officinale cultivar Zhangliang chromosome 11A, Zo_v1.1, whole genome shotgun sequence and contains:
- the LOC122031457 gene encoding zinc finger MYM-type protein 1-like; amino-acid sequence: MNENAPGNNQMKSPTVQKDLTRACAAEVTNVIHNDIKDNIFSLMVDECRDISVKEQMGVVLRYVNKHGCVIERFLAIVHVSNTSAISLKKIIDELFAKHKLSLSRLRGQGYDEASNMRGESNGLKALILKENSSARYVHCFAHQLQLVVVAVAKSNRIMSDFFQYVTMIVNITGASCKRKDKFRQLEHDRLIECLEKGDIVSGKGKNQEISLKQPGDTRWGSHYMTIICLMSTWTSVLQVLENVYDDGTNDDNSDIPTSLIDKMESYEFVFVMHLMKSLLGIINELSLALQQKDQNIVLAVSLIKTMKVLDMMVQEMSNRFSESSKKVLTCIACLNLKDSFSQFDIGKLLHLAKLYPEDFSLIDRAILEDQIETYIQNVRGDFSMIEYLGSLAKKMVETGKNTIFPLVYRLIELALVLPIATTSVERVFSTMKIIKTDLRNRMGDEWMNDSLVKYIEKDIFATIENEQILQYFQQMNTRRIQLSPLVCMSRSDAGSSTIKK